A portion of the Hoplias malabaricus isolate fHopMal1 chromosome 1, fHopMal1.hap1, whole genome shotgun sequence genome contains these proteins:
- the nr4a3 gene encoding nuclear receptor subfamily 4 group A member 3 isoform X1, with product MSRRTQLLEQLRVVHLKCTPRDMPCVQAQYGPTPPGSSYSTQSFGYHSDYSADLMATDYGKCELGSGGEMISAAATTSLPSFNVFVEGGFEPKPSCLYQLPPGRTTIKKEEESYPPMVSDDAMSGSMYFKQSPPSTPPTPLPGASSSFLWDEPHALPPVPQPCIMEGTLKGPRFPHFYEPSAPPSSGYESQMGLPLRSERSPSSSSSSSSSSHPPPGLDSHAHAHAHAHAHTHMYPLNVGKAGGLPFRSLAMGPCPPSLLGESLPSPPSRASSGEGTCAVCGDNAACQHYGVRTCEGCKGFFKRTVQKNAKYVCLASKNCPVDKRRRNRCQYCRFQKCLSVGMVKEVVRTDNLKGRRGRLPSKPKSPLQPEPSPPSPPLSLLNALVRAYSQSIPRELDYSQFSAVETGGLAEAQQIQLFYRVLTGSMEVTRCWAERLPGFSELHHDDQNLLIDSAFLELFVLRLANRSLLAEEKFVFCTGLVLHRLQCLRGFGEWLDSIRDFSSNLQSLNLDLPAFSCLSALVLLTEQCPGLKEPKKVEELQSKLICCLREHLSTSGAGGVAAAGKAPPSLAVVLGLRAELRCQRTQGLQRIFYLKLEDLVPPPPLIDRFLDTLPY from the exons ATGAGCAGACGAACACAGTTATTGGAGCAGCTTCGTGTTGTCCATCTAAAATGCACTCCTCGAG ACATGCCCTGTGTCCAAGCCCAGTACGGCCCCACGCCCCCTGGGTCCAGCTACTCCACCCAGTCGTTTGGTTACCACAGCGACTACAGTGCCGACCTCATGGCAACGGACTATGGCAAGTGTGAGCTCGGCAGTGGGGGCGAGATGATCTCGGCAGCAGCCACCACCTCTTTGCCCAGCTTCAACGTGTTTGTGGAGGGCGGCTTTGAGCCCAAGCCCTCTTGCCTGTACCAACTGCCCCCTGGGCGAACCACCAtcaagaaagaagaagaaagctACCCTCCGATGGTTTCGGATGACGCCATGAGTGGCTCCATGTACTTTAAGCAGTCTCCACCCTCCACGCCACCGACCCCACTGCCAGGGGCTTCATCATCCTTCCTCTGGGATGAGCCCCACGCCCTGCCCCCTGTGCCACAGCCATGCATCATGGAGGGCACTCTTAAAGGTCCACGTTTCCCACACTTCTATGAGCCCTCTGCACCTCCTTCCAGTGGCTATGAGTCGCAGATGGGCCTGCCACTCCGTTCTGAGCGTTCCCCTTCGTcatcgtcctcctcctcctcctcctcacaccCACCGCCCGGCCTGGACAGTCATGCTCACGCACACGctcatgcacacgcacacacacacatgtacccCTTGAACGTGGGCAAAGCCGGAGGCCTGCCCTTCCGCTCTCTGGCCATGGGTCCGTGCCCACCCTCGCTACTGGGCGAGAGCCTGCCGTCGCCGCCCAGCAGAGCCAGCTCGGGAGAGGGCACCTGTGCCGTGTGTGGAGACAACGCAGCTTGCCAGCACTACGGCGTCCGCACCTGTGAGGGCTGCAAGGGCTTCTTCAAG aggACAGTACAGAAGAATGCCAAGTACGTATGTCTGGCCAGTAAAAACTGTCCCGTAGACAAAAGGAGACGGAACCGCTGTCAGTACTGTCGCTTCCAGAAGTGTCTCAGTGTAGGCATGGTAAAGGAAG TGGTGCGCACAGATAACCTGAAGGGGAGGAGAGGTCGTCTACCATCTAAACCAAAGAGTCCACTCCAACCTGAGCCGTCACCTCCCTCACCCCCACTCAGCCTGCTCAATGCTCTGGTCAGAGCCTACTCCCAGTCCATACCACGGGAACTGGACTACAGCCAG TTCAGTGCGGTAGAGACGGGTGGTCTGGCCGAGGCTCAGCAGATTCAGTTGTTCTACAGAGTGCTGACCGGCTCCATGGAGGTCACACGCTGCTGGGCAGAGCGACTGCCCGGATTCTCTGAGCTTCACCACGACGACCAGAACCTGCTCATAGACTCCGCCTTCCTTGAGCTGTTTGTGCTCCGCCTGGCCAACAG gtcGTTGTTAGCAGAGGAGAAGTTTGTTTTCTGCACAGGGCTCGTGCTCCACCGGCTGCAGTGTCTGCGAGGCTTTGGAGAATGGCTCGACTCCATCAGAGACTTCAGTTCCAACCTTCAGAGTCTGAACCTGGACTTACCGGCCTTCTCCTGCCTGTCCGCCCTAGTTCTGCTCACAG AGCAATGTCCTGGCCTCAAAGAGCCCAAGAAGGTAGAGGAGCTGCAGTCCAAACTCATCTGCTGCTTGCGGGAACACCTTAGCACCAGCGGGGCCGGGGGCGTGGCCGCTGCAGGCAAGGCCCCTCCGTCTCTGGCGGTTGTGTTGGGCTTGAGGGCAGAGCTGCGGTGTCAGCGTACTCAAGGCCTCCAGAGAATCTTCTACTTGAAGCTGGAAGACTTAGTCCCACCCCCTCCGCTCATTGATAGGTTCCTGGACACCCTGCCCTACTGA
- the nr4a3 gene encoding nuclear receptor subfamily 4 group A member 3 isoform X2: MPCVQAQYGPTPPGSSYSTQSFGYHSDYSADLMATDYGKCELGSGGEMISAAATTSLPSFNVFVEGGFEPKPSCLYQLPPGRTTIKKEEESYPPMVSDDAMSGSMYFKQSPPSTPPTPLPGASSSFLWDEPHALPPVPQPCIMEGTLKGPRFPHFYEPSAPPSSGYESQMGLPLRSERSPSSSSSSSSSSHPPPGLDSHAHAHAHAHAHTHMYPLNVGKAGGLPFRSLAMGPCPPSLLGESLPSPPSRASSGEGTCAVCGDNAACQHYGVRTCEGCKGFFKRTVQKNAKYVCLASKNCPVDKRRRNRCQYCRFQKCLSVGMVKEVVRTDNLKGRRGRLPSKPKSPLQPEPSPPSPPLSLLNALVRAYSQSIPRELDYSQFSAVETGGLAEAQQIQLFYRVLTGSMEVTRCWAERLPGFSELHHDDQNLLIDSAFLELFVLRLANRSLLAEEKFVFCTGLVLHRLQCLRGFGEWLDSIRDFSSNLQSLNLDLPAFSCLSALVLLTEQCPGLKEPKKVEELQSKLICCLREHLSTSGAGGVAAAGKAPPSLAVVLGLRAELRCQRTQGLQRIFYLKLEDLVPPPPLIDRFLDTLPY; encoded by the exons ATGCCCTGTGTCCAAGCCCAGTACGGCCCCACGCCCCCTGGGTCCAGCTACTCCACCCAGTCGTTTGGTTACCACAGCGACTACAGTGCCGACCTCATGGCAACGGACTATGGCAAGTGTGAGCTCGGCAGTGGGGGCGAGATGATCTCGGCAGCAGCCACCACCTCTTTGCCCAGCTTCAACGTGTTTGTGGAGGGCGGCTTTGAGCCCAAGCCCTCTTGCCTGTACCAACTGCCCCCTGGGCGAACCACCAtcaagaaagaagaagaaagctACCCTCCGATGGTTTCGGATGACGCCATGAGTGGCTCCATGTACTTTAAGCAGTCTCCACCCTCCACGCCACCGACCCCACTGCCAGGGGCTTCATCATCCTTCCTCTGGGATGAGCCCCACGCCCTGCCCCCTGTGCCACAGCCATGCATCATGGAGGGCACTCTTAAAGGTCCACGTTTCCCACACTTCTATGAGCCCTCTGCACCTCCTTCCAGTGGCTATGAGTCGCAGATGGGCCTGCCACTCCGTTCTGAGCGTTCCCCTTCGTcatcgtcctcctcctcctcctcctcacaccCACCGCCCGGCCTGGACAGTCATGCTCACGCACACGctcatgcacacgcacacacacacatgtacccCTTGAACGTGGGCAAAGCCGGAGGCCTGCCCTTCCGCTCTCTGGCCATGGGTCCGTGCCCACCCTCGCTACTGGGCGAGAGCCTGCCGTCGCCGCCCAGCAGAGCCAGCTCGGGAGAGGGCACCTGTGCCGTGTGTGGAGACAACGCAGCTTGCCAGCACTACGGCGTCCGCACCTGTGAGGGCTGCAAGGGCTTCTTCAAG aggACAGTACAGAAGAATGCCAAGTACGTATGTCTGGCCAGTAAAAACTGTCCCGTAGACAAAAGGAGACGGAACCGCTGTCAGTACTGTCGCTTCCAGAAGTGTCTCAGTGTAGGCATGGTAAAGGAAG TGGTGCGCACAGATAACCTGAAGGGGAGGAGAGGTCGTCTACCATCTAAACCAAAGAGTCCACTCCAACCTGAGCCGTCACCTCCCTCACCCCCACTCAGCCTGCTCAATGCTCTGGTCAGAGCCTACTCCCAGTCCATACCACGGGAACTGGACTACAGCCAG TTCAGTGCGGTAGAGACGGGTGGTCTGGCCGAGGCTCAGCAGATTCAGTTGTTCTACAGAGTGCTGACCGGCTCCATGGAGGTCACACGCTGCTGGGCAGAGCGACTGCCCGGATTCTCTGAGCTTCACCACGACGACCAGAACCTGCTCATAGACTCCGCCTTCCTTGAGCTGTTTGTGCTCCGCCTGGCCAACAG gtcGTTGTTAGCAGAGGAGAAGTTTGTTTTCTGCACAGGGCTCGTGCTCCACCGGCTGCAGTGTCTGCGAGGCTTTGGAGAATGGCTCGACTCCATCAGAGACTTCAGTTCCAACCTTCAGAGTCTGAACCTGGACTTACCGGCCTTCTCCTGCCTGTCCGCCCTAGTTCTGCTCACAG AGCAATGTCCTGGCCTCAAAGAGCCCAAGAAGGTAGAGGAGCTGCAGTCCAAACTCATCTGCTGCTTGCGGGAACACCTTAGCACCAGCGGGGCCGGGGGCGTGGCCGCTGCAGGCAAGGCCCCTCCGTCTCTGGCGGTTGTGTTGGGCTTGAGGGCAGAGCTGCGGTGTCAGCGTACTCAAGGCCTCCAGAGAATCTTCTACTTGAAGCTGGAAGACTTAGTCCCACCCCCTCCGCTCATTGATAGGTTCCTGGACACCCTGCCCTACTGA